A window from Fragaria vesca subsp. vesca linkage group LG5, FraVesHawaii_1.0, whole genome shotgun sequence encodes these proteins:
- the LOC101309838 gene encoding TRM112-like protein At1g78190-like, producing the protein MRLITHNMLSSKIKGVTNGFPLGIEAEKVVEKQVDLNVDFLKNMFSKIEWKALVSASRTMGYAELPEEVEPSKLDSEEFLQKFHHALLELHLEEGALVCPETGRRFPVSKGIPNMLLHEDEV; encoded by the coding sequence ATGAGGCTGATTACTCACAACATGCTGTCTTCCAAGATTAAAGGCGTGACGAACGGCTTCCCTCTGGGTATTGAAGCAGAGAAGGTGGTGGAGAAGCAGGTGGACTTGAATGTTGATTTCCTCAAGAACATGTTTTCTAAGATTGAGTGGAAGGCCCTTGTCTCTGCTTCTCGTACAATGGGGTATGCCGAGCTTCCTGAGGAGGTGGAGCCTTCTAAGCTTGATTCTGAGGAATTCCTGCAAAAGTTCCATCATGCCCTTTTGGAGCTTCATCTTGAGGAAGGTGCTCTTGTTTGCCCTGAGACTGGTCGCCGGTTTCCAGTTTCGAAGGGAATACCTAATATGCTACTTCATGAAGATGAGGTCTGA
- the LOC101310128 gene encoding uncharacterized protein LOC101310128: MANHAVFRSSLVCLALVVVVVGICTQSFRKMMVTYLVGVVGIGGVLLPDWAYFDRDFSRWGTPVSVEERASANATAERSGFARLKRYPMRLAAYATIYGFALYNWWGFVSS; encoded by the exons ATGGCCAACCACGCCGTTTTCAGGTCGTCTCTGGTTTGTTTAGCCCTAGTTGTAGTGGTGGTTGGGATTTGCACGCAGTCTTTCAGGAAGATGATGGTGACGTACCTGGTTGGTGTGGTCGGGATTGGGGGTGTGCTTTTGCCGGATTGGGCTTACTTTGACCGGGACTTTTCGCGGTGGGGTACTCCGGTTTCGGTTGAGGAAAGAGCCTCTGCGAATGCAACTGCTGAAAGATCTGGATTTGCAAG ATTGAAAAGGTATCCTATGCGATTGGCTGCTTATGCCACAATTTATGGATTTGCTCTGTACAACTGGTGGGGGTTTGTGTCAAGTTAG